A single Apostichopus japonicus isolate 1M-3 chromosome 11, ASM3797524v1, whole genome shotgun sequence DNA region contains:
- the LOC139976195 gene encoding uncharacterized protein isoform X2, translated as MSNSVIQMRRVGNPATCHGVKDTFRLLKDETAIGRNSMVVDCYINSSLHPKLISREHAIISQTRTENGMVELTIQDRSVNGTFVNDKKIQGSIHISVGDTVTFGHLQGIRVKPWEVAKQPNSEFRFKIEEVTEQQPICSPSSVRRSLSSCKNSPSKTLADDGSSNRQPLGSYNHNQSNKTLNGDINKTLSVSVKDAVRKIENIPAGTHDEKIDQETRNGLKLKLTRRSSPLSNCHVGLVGSVSDTKGKDADSQEIKENCNRDEQRLREIREITRREGAVSCEPISNRLEGDDCITSSFSESIVLPPSDILPKQLILGVPACRVQPVTQQKTFTVERKFDFPFLSRVESTSAYKNDETGDGDSTIESDEDIFAITSKVKSKVERLLDEEEEEDSFSPKFPSFSDDALPTSLGTAGTSIGGINNSTRFYNDRRKSIPQSGVKPATSFSSTTELNARKRKSDGVLPSAKRTTTEFEVCSASECLRPTGIMIPWVQCDDCDQWFHTSCAGCKFEEVRKSSAAFRCGCL; from the exons ATGAGCAACAGTGTTATCCAAATGAGAAGGGTTGGGAATCCAGCCACCTGTCACGGCGTGAAAGATACATTTCG GTTATTGAAAGATGAGACTGCCATTGGTCGCAACTCCATGGTTGTTGACTGTTATATCAACTCATCACTACATCCTAAGTTAATCTCCAGGGAACATGCCATTATTTCTCAGACGAGAACAGAAAATGGAATGGTCGAATTAACCATTCAAGACAGAAGTGTAAATGGAACATTTGTGAATGATAAAAAG ATTCAAGGCTCCATCCACATTTCTGTTGGTGACACTGTAACATTTGGCCATCTTCAAGGGATCAGAGTTAAACCATGGGAAGTAGCTAAACAACCCAACTCTGAATTTAGATTCAAG ATAGAAGAGGTCACAGAACAGCAACCTATTTGCAGTCCCTCGTCGGTCAGACGATCGTTGAGCAGCTGTAAGAATAGTCCATCCAAGACACTCGCTGATGATGGTTCTTCCAACAGACAACCTTTGGGCAGCTATAATCACAACCAATCCAACAAGACATTGAATGGAGACATAAATAAAACATTGAGCGTTTCTGTCAAGGATGCCGTCAGGAAGATAGAGAACATACCCGCAGGAACGCACGATGAAAAAATAGACCAAGAAACAAGGAATGGCTTGAAATTAAAATTGACGAGAAGATCTTCACCGTTGAGTAACTGTCACGTTGGATTAGTTGGAAGTGTATCTGACACTAAAGGTAAGGATGCTGACAGTcaagaaatcaaagaaaacTGTAACCGAGATGAGCAACGCTTACGAGAGATAAGGGAGATTACAAGGAGAGAGGGCGCTGTTAGTTGCGAACCGATCAGTAATCGACTAGAGGGTGACGACTGTATTACATCTTCGTTCAGTGAAAGTATCGTGCTGCCACCAAGTGACATTCTTCCAAAGCAACTTATTCTGGGAGTGCCCGCATGCAGAGTTCAACCTGTAACTCAACAAAAGACATTTACGGTCGAACGAAAGTTCGACTTTCCCTTCCTTAGCCGAGTGGAAAGCACCAGCGCatataaaaatgatgaaacagGCGACGGGGACTCGACTATCG AGAGTGATGAAGATATCTTTGCCATTACGTCTAAAGTTAAGAGCAAAGTTGAGAGGCTTCTAgatgaggaggaagaggaagattCTTTCTCGCCAAAGTTTCCCTCCTTTTCTGACGATGCCCTACCGACGTCTCTAGGCACCGCTGGGACTTCTATCGGAGGGATTAACAACAGCACGAGATTCTACAACGACAGGCGGAAATCTATTCCTCAGTCAGGAGTCAAGCCAG CAACATCCTTTTCATCAACCACTGAACTCAATGCAAGAAAGAGGAAATCAGACGGTGTGCTCCCCTCAGCCAAGAGGACAACCACAGAGTTTGAAGTATGTTCAGCGTCGGAGTGTCTCAGACCAACTGGGATCATGATACCGTGG GTTCAGTGTGATGACTGCGATCAGTGGTTCCACACAAGCTGTGCCggatgtaaatttgaagaagtCCGCAAATCATCCGCTGCCTTTCGCTGCGGTTGTCTGTGA
- the LOC139976195 gene encoding uncharacterized protein isoform X1, giving the protein MVDAKLLTKACSLTLHLILAAIPLCTHSNNGLLKDETAIGRNSMVVDCYINSSLHPKLISREHAIISQTRTENGMVELTIQDRSVNGTFVNDKKIQGSIHISVGDTVTFGHLQGIRVKPWEVAKQPNSEFRFKIEEVTEQQPICSPSSVRRSLSSCKNSPSKTLADDGSSNRQPLGSYNHNQSNKTLNGDINKTLSVSVKDAVRKIENIPAGTHDEKIDQETRNGLKLKLTRRSSPLSNCHVGLVGSVSDTKGKDADSQEIKENCNRDEQRLREIREITRREGAVSCEPISNRLEGDDCITSSFSESIVLPPSDILPKQLILGVPACRVQPVTQQKTFTVERKFDFPFLSRVESTSAYKNDETGDGDSTIESDEDIFAITSKVKSKVERLLDEEEEEDSFSPKFPSFSDDALPTSLGTAGTSIGGINNSTRFYNDRRKSIPQSGVKPATSFSSTTELNARKRKSDGVLPSAKRTTTEFEVCSASECLRPTGIMIPWVQCDDCDQWFHTSCAGCKFEEVRKSSAAFRCGCL; this is encoded by the exons ATGGTAGATGCAAAGCTGTTGACTAAAGCCTGCAGTCTTACCTTGCACTTAATACTGGCGGCTATTCCACTGTGCACCCATAGTAACAACGG GTTATTGAAAGATGAGACTGCCATTGGTCGCAACTCCATGGTTGTTGACTGTTATATCAACTCATCACTACATCCTAAGTTAATCTCCAGGGAACATGCCATTATTTCTCAGACGAGAACAGAAAATGGAATGGTCGAATTAACCATTCAAGACAGAAGTGTAAATGGAACATTTGTGAATGATAAAAAG ATTCAAGGCTCCATCCACATTTCTGTTGGTGACACTGTAACATTTGGCCATCTTCAAGGGATCAGAGTTAAACCATGGGAAGTAGCTAAACAACCCAACTCTGAATTTAGATTCAAG ATAGAAGAGGTCACAGAACAGCAACCTATTTGCAGTCCCTCGTCGGTCAGACGATCGTTGAGCAGCTGTAAGAATAGTCCATCCAAGACACTCGCTGATGATGGTTCTTCCAACAGACAACCTTTGGGCAGCTATAATCACAACCAATCCAACAAGACATTGAATGGAGACATAAATAAAACATTGAGCGTTTCTGTCAAGGATGCCGTCAGGAAGATAGAGAACATACCCGCAGGAACGCACGATGAAAAAATAGACCAAGAAACAAGGAATGGCTTGAAATTAAAATTGACGAGAAGATCTTCACCGTTGAGTAACTGTCACGTTGGATTAGTTGGAAGTGTATCTGACACTAAAGGTAAGGATGCTGACAGTcaagaaatcaaagaaaacTGTAACCGAGATGAGCAACGCTTACGAGAGATAAGGGAGATTACAAGGAGAGAGGGCGCTGTTAGTTGCGAACCGATCAGTAATCGACTAGAGGGTGACGACTGTATTACATCTTCGTTCAGTGAAAGTATCGTGCTGCCACCAAGTGACATTCTTCCAAAGCAACTTATTCTGGGAGTGCCCGCATGCAGAGTTCAACCTGTAACTCAACAAAAGACATTTACGGTCGAACGAAAGTTCGACTTTCCCTTCCTTAGCCGAGTGGAAAGCACCAGCGCatataaaaatgatgaaacagGCGACGGGGACTCGACTATCG AGAGTGATGAAGATATCTTTGCCATTACGTCTAAAGTTAAGAGCAAAGTTGAGAGGCTTCTAgatgaggaggaagaggaagattCTTTCTCGCCAAAGTTTCCCTCCTTTTCTGACGATGCCCTACCGACGTCTCTAGGCACCGCTGGGACTTCTATCGGAGGGATTAACAACAGCACGAGATTCTACAACGACAGGCGGAAATCTATTCCTCAGTCAGGAGTCAAGCCAG CAACATCCTTTTCATCAACCACTGAACTCAATGCAAGAAAGAGGAAATCAGACGGTGTGCTCCCCTCAGCCAAGAGGACAACCACAGAGTTTGAAGTATGTTCAGCGTCGGAGTGTCTCAGACCAACTGGGATCATGATACCGTGG GTTCAGTGTGATGACTGCGATCAGTGGTTCCACACAAGCTGTGCCggatgtaaatttgaagaagtCCGCAAATCATCCGCTGCCTTTCGCTGCGGTTGTCTGTGA